In a genomic window of Vigna angularis cultivar LongXiaoDou No.4 chromosome 6, ASM1680809v1, whole genome shotgun sequence:
- the LOC108343039 gene encoding 3-hydroxyisobutyryl-CoA hydrolase-like protein 5 isoform X2, protein MAPNSAVPDEQVSLLATYLEKWEKDENAELVIIKGAGRAFCAGGDLRVFYDGRKTKDACLEVVYRFYWLCYHISTYKKTQVALVHGISMGGGAALMVPLKFSVVTEKTVFATPEASFGFHTDCGFSYYHSRLPGHLGEFLALTGGRLSGKEIVAAGLATHFVLYEKIGELEKRLISLNSGDENAIRSVLEEFSSEVNLDEESILNKQSTINECFSKDSVEEIIKSLEVEADKEGNRWIGAVVKGMKRSSPTALRITLRSVREGRSQTLAQCLKRDFRLTMNILRATISEDMYEGIRALTIDKDNSPKWEPSSLDKVEDAKLELIFQPFEQNLELHIPESEESRWNGKYENSAYAVRN, encoded by the exons ATGGCACCAAATTCTGCAGTGCCAGATGAACAG GTTTCTCTGCTAGCAACATATTTGGAAAAGTGGGAGAAGGATGAAAATGCAGAGCTAGTTATCATAAAG GGAGCTGGTCGAGCTTTTTGTGCTGGAGGGGATCTGAGAGTGTTCTATGATGGCAGAAAAACAA AGGATGCCTGTCTTGAAGTTGTCTATAGATTTTACTGGTTATGCTACCACATTAGTACCTACAAGAAAACCCAG GTTGCTCTTGTTCATGGAATTTCAATGGGTGGAGGTGCAGCTTTAATGGTCCCTTTGAAGTTTTCAGTTGTAACAGAAAAGACC GTTTTTGCCACTCCTGAAGCAAGTTTTGGTTTTCATACTGATTGTGGCTTCTCATACTATCACTCTCGTTTACCAGGGCATTTGG GTGAATTCTTGGCACTTACTGGAGGAAGGTTGAGTGGGAAGGAAATAGTTGCTGCTGGACTGGCAACTCATTTTGTCCTTTATGAG AAAATTGGTGAGCTAGAGAAGCGCTTGATTAGCCTGAATTCTGGTGATGAGAATGCCATAAGATCAGTACTTGAAGAATTTTCTTCAGAAGTTAATCTTGATGAAGAGAGTATCTTAAACAA GCAGTCAACAATTAATGAGTGCTTCTCAAAGGATTCTGtagaagaaattataaaatcattg GAAGTTGAAGCAGACAAAGAAGGAAATAGATGGATAGGTGCAGTTGTGAAAGGAATGAAAAGATCATCACCAACTGCGTTGAGAATAACACTAAGATCG GTTCGTGAAGGGAGAAGCCAAACACTAGCTCAATGCTTAAAAAGGGATTTCAGATTAACAATGAACATACTTCGAGCTACAATATCTGAGGATATGTATGAG GGTATTAGAGCTCTTACCATTGACAAGGATAATTCTCCAAAG TGGGAACCTTCATCACTTGACAAAGTAGAAGATGCAAAGTTGGAGTTGATCTTTCAGCCATTTGAGCAGAATTTGGAGCTGCATATTCCAGAAAGTGAGGAAAGCAG GTGGAATGGTAAATACGAGAATTCAGCTTATGCTGTTCGAAACTGA
- the LOC108343180 gene encoding 60S ribosomal protein L18a — translation MVTFRFHQYQVVGRALPTETDVHPKIYRMKLWATNEVRAKSKFWYFLRKLKKVKKSNGQMLAINEIFEKNPTKIKNYGIWLRYQSRTGYHNMYKEYRDTTLNGAVEQMYNEMASRHRVRSPCIQIIKTATIPAKLCKRESTKQFLNSKIKFPLVFKKVRPPTRKLKTTYKASKPNLFM, via the exons ACCAAGTTGTGGGAAGAGCTCTTCCCACTGAAACTGATGTGCATCCCAAGATCTACAGGATGAAACTCTGGGCCACCAATGAGGTCCGTGCTAAATCTAAGTTCTG GTATTTCTTGAGAAAACTAAAGAAGGTCAAGAAAAGCAACGGGCAAATGCTAGCCATCAATGAG ATTTTTGAGAAAAATCCTACCAAGATCAAGAACTATGGAATTTGGCTGCGATATCAGAGCCGAACCGGTTATCACAACATGTACAAGGAATACAGAGATACTACTCTGAACGGTGCTGTTGAACAAATGTACAACGAAATGGCATCTCGTCATAGAGTCAGGTCTCCATGCATCCAGATTATTAAGACTGCCACCATCCCAGCTAAGCTTTGCAAAAGGGAGAGCACCAAGCAATTCCTCAACTCCAAAATCAAGTTCCCTTTGGTGTTCAAGAAGGTGAGGCCCCCAACTAGGAAGCTCAAAACAACATACAAGGCATCCAAGCCCAACCTGTTCATGTAA
- the LOC108343039 gene encoding 3-hydroxyisobutyryl-CoA hydrolase-like protein 5 isoform X1 produces the protein MAPNSAVPDEQVVVGKEIDHVRVVTLNRPKQLNAISPELVSLLATYLEKWEKDENAELVIIKGAGRAFCAGGDLRVFYDGRKTKDACLEVVYRFYWLCYHISTYKKTQVALVHGISMGGGAALMVPLKFSVVTEKTVFATPEASFGFHTDCGFSYYHSRLPGHLGEFLALTGGRLSGKEIVAAGLATHFVLYEKIGELEKRLISLNSGDENAIRSVLEEFSSEVNLDEESILNKQSTINECFSKDSVEEIIKSLEVEADKEGNRWIGAVVKGMKRSSPTALRITLRSVREGRSQTLAQCLKRDFRLTMNILRATISEDMYEGIRALTIDKDNSPKWEPSSLDKVEDAKLELIFQPFEQNLELHIPESEESRWNGKYENSAYAVRN, from the exons ATGGCACCAAATTCTGCAGTGCCAGATGAACAG GTTGTTGTTGGAAAGGAGATAGATCATGTAAGAGTGGTCACTTTGAACAGGCCGAAACAGTTGAATGCCATCTCACCTGAACTG GTTTCTCTGCTAGCAACATATTTGGAAAAGTGGGAGAAGGATGAAAATGCAGAGCTAGTTATCATAAAG GGAGCTGGTCGAGCTTTTTGTGCTGGAGGGGATCTGAGAGTGTTCTATGATGGCAGAAAAACAA AGGATGCCTGTCTTGAAGTTGTCTATAGATTTTACTGGTTATGCTACCACATTAGTACCTACAAGAAAACCCAG GTTGCTCTTGTTCATGGAATTTCAATGGGTGGAGGTGCAGCTTTAATGGTCCCTTTGAAGTTTTCAGTTGTAACAGAAAAGACC GTTTTTGCCACTCCTGAAGCAAGTTTTGGTTTTCATACTGATTGTGGCTTCTCATACTATCACTCTCGTTTACCAGGGCATTTGG GTGAATTCTTGGCACTTACTGGAGGAAGGTTGAGTGGGAAGGAAATAGTTGCTGCTGGACTGGCAACTCATTTTGTCCTTTATGAG AAAATTGGTGAGCTAGAGAAGCGCTTGATTAGCCTGAATTCTGGTGATGAGAATGCCATAAGATCAGTACTTGAAGAATTTTCTTCAGAAGTTAATCTTGATGAAGAGAGTATCTTAAACAA GCAGTCAACAATTAATGAGTGCTTCTCAAAGGATTCTGtagaagaaattataaaatcattg GAAGTTGAAGCAGACAAAGAAGGAAATAGATGGATAGGTGCAGTTGTGAAAGGAATGAAAAGATCATCACCAACTGCGTTGAGAATAACACTAAGATCG GTTCGTGAAGGGAGAAGCCAAACACTAGCTCAATGCTTAAAAAGGGATTTCAGATTAACAATGAACATACTTCGAGCTACAATATCTGAGGATATGTATGAG GGTATTAGAGCTCTTACCATTGACAAGGATAATTCTCCAAAG TGGGAACCTTCATCACTTGACAAAGTAGAAGATGCAAAGTTGGAGTTGATCTTTCAGCCATTTGAGCAGAATTTGGAGCTGCATATTCCAGAAAGTGAGGAAAGCAG GTGGAATGGTAAATACGAGAATTCAGCTTATGCTGTTCGAAACTGA